The DNA window GCGACGCAGAACTCGGTGGAGTTCCGCGACATGGGGACGAGCACGGGCGCGCTGACGTTCTTCCGTTCGATGGGCGGCGCGGTCGGTACGGCCGTGTTCGGCGCGGTGCTCACGTCCCGACTGGCCACGCACCTGACCGAGGTCGTGCCGGGGCGGGTCCTGGCTCAGCTGCCGCCCGGCGCCGCGGACAACGTGCAGGCGATCAAGGGGCTGCCGCCGCAGGTGAAGGAGCCGGTGCTCGAGGCGTTCGTCCGTTCACTGCACGACGTGTTCCTCACCGGGATCCCGTTCGTGCTCGGCGCGCTGATCATCGCCTTCTTCCTGAAGGAGATCCCGCTCGCGACCGGTCAGGCGAAGAAGCCGGAAGAGGCCGAGGAGCTCACTCCGACGATCTCTCACTAGGCGTATCCCGAGGGGGGTCCGGAGGCGGAGGCGAGTCGCTGTGCGACTCGGCCTCCGCCTCTGTCACGACCAGAGCACCTGCGGGTGAGGGATCGTCGCCGCCGGCGAGGTACGAGACCACCGCGTTGACCATCGCGACCAGCGGCACCGCGAAGAGCGCGCCGATGATGCCGGCGAGGTAGACGCCACCACCGATCGACAAGATGATCGCCAATGGGTGCAGGCGAACGAGCCGGCCGAGCAGGAACGGCTGCAGGACGTGCGCCTCGAGCTGCTGCACGGCGATCACGCCGACCAGCATCAGCAGGGCGGCCAACAGCCCGTGCGTGACCAGCGCGACGATCACCGCGACCGCACCGGAGATCAGCGCACCGATGATCGGGATGAACGAACCCAGGAACACCAGCACACCGATCGGCACCGCCAACGGCACGCGCAGGAGTAACGCCACCGCCATGATGCCGACAGCGTCCACGAACGCCACCATGACGGTGGCCCGGACGAACGCGGTCAGCGACACCCACGCCCGCTCGCCGGAGGCGTCGACGCGCTCACGGGCGGCGCGCGGGAAGATCCGTACGACCCAGCCCCAGATCTTGCCGCCCTCGTACAACATGAAGTACGTCGAGAACAGCACCAGGAAGAAGCCGGTCGCGACGTGCCCGACCGTCGTTCCGATCTTCAACGCGCCCTGCGTCAACTGCGCGTTGCTCCCGCTGATCGCGTCGCGTGCGGCGTCGAACGCCGACGTGATCTGCGCGTCGGACAGCTGCAACGGACCGGTGACGAGCCAGTCGTGGATCTGGTCGATGCCGTCGGTCACCTGGTTGGCCAGGTCGTCGAAGCCGGACGCGATCTGTTGCCCGACGATCGTCAGCAAGCCGCCGACGATGAGCAGCATGCCGATCAACGTGATGCCCGCGGCAAGGCCGCGCGGTACGCCGACGCGTTGCAGCCCGTCGGCGACCGGGATGACCAGCGCGGTGAGCAGCATCGCCACCAGTACGGGGACGACGATCACGCGCAGCTGGACGACGAGGAACAGGAACGCCGCTGCCGCGAGGCCGATCAGCAGCAGCCGCCAGGACCAGCCGGCGGCGAGTCGTACGGCCCACGGGATGTCCAGCGGACGGTCGGCAGGCTTGGGATCACGGGGCCGTGGTGGTCTGGTGTTCACCCCTGGTCGGGAGGTCAGGCCGCCTCGCTGCGACCGTTCCTGCATGCGTTGCCGGAGCCTGCCGATCCAGCTCTGCGCCATTCCACCCAACCCTGCCTGCTTAGTCCGCTGACCAGTACCGATCACCCGCGAGGATGAGCGCCGCCGCTCCCACCAGCCCGGCGTCCTGGTTCAGCGTCGCCGGACCGACTTGGGCGGCTTTGGTGTAGGCCATCTTGGCGTACTCGCGCAGCGTACGTTCCAACGGCTCGAACAGCAGCGGACCGGCCTGCGACACGCCACCGCCGACGACAACGCGGCGAACGTCACACAACGCGACCGCGGAGGCGATGCCGACGCCGAGCGCCCAACCGGCGCGTTCAAACGCCGACAGCGCGATCTTGTCACCGGCCCGCGCGTCGTCGGCGAGCTCCTTAGCGGTCGCTTCGGCTTCCGAACGGTCGGCCCGCCAGCCGAGCTCGCGCGCCCACGCGGCGAGGCCCGGGCCGCGCGCGATCGCCTCGACGCAGCCGCGCCCGCCGCACGGGCACGGCGGCCCGTCGGGATCGACCACGATGTGTCCGACATGTCCGGCGTTCCCGCTCGCCCCGTCGACCAGCCGGCCACCGAGCACGAGGCCGCCGCCGACGCCGGTCGACACGACCATGCCGAGCATGTCGTCGACGTCCTGTCCGGCGCCGCGCCAGTGTTCGGCGACGGCGAGCGCGACCGCGTCGTTGTGGACGCGTACCGGGAGCCCGGGGTACGCCGTACGCAACCGCTTACGCAGCGGAAACCCGCGCCAGGCTTGCAGGTTGAGTGGCGAGACCTCGCCGGCCGGCCACAGCATCGGTCCACCGCAACCGACGCCGACGCCGACGAGAGGCGGGCGGCCCACACCTGCGAGAACGGTCTCACACAGCTTGTGCAATCGTTCCCAGACAGCTTCGCCGTCGTCCTCCGGCCCGAGAGAGGAGGGCGCACGGTCGGAGCTCAGGACGTGGCCGTTGGCGTCGACGACACCGACGGCAAGCTTCGTGCCGCCGATGTCGATCGCCAACACCACGCCATCGGTCGCATGGTCGGTCATGGAACGCATGATGCCTGCTGCCACGGACAACAGCGGCAATGGTGTCCGGAAATGATCTTGCGTTCCCTTCTTGAACGCAGCTCAGCCGGCGAACTCCGGAACTTTCGAAGCGCTCGAAACTTTCGGAAGAGCAGCGGTCAGGGCGAGCGCCACGACCAGCACGCCGACGCTGACCAGCATCGTTCCGGCGGTCGCCGCGGTGAAGTCACCGCCGTGCAGCCGACCGAAGAAAACCGTGCCGAACAAGGCGATTCCGGTCGCCGTCGCGAGCTGCATCGTCGTATTCACCAGTCCGGACGCCGACCCCGCGAGCCGCGCCGGAACTTCCGACAGCGAGGCGCCCATCAGCGAACCTAGGACCGTTCCCATACCGAGCCCCAGTCCCACCGCGGGCAGGGCCAGCGCGAGCGAGCCGAGGTCCGTACCTCGCCAGACCACGAGACCGGCCATCGCCGCCACGCTCACAAGCAGCACGACGATCCCGGCGGCCGTGAACGCGCGCCCGATCCGGGCGGCCATCCGCATCGCGAGGACGTTCCCCACGACGATGCCCACCGTGGCGGGAACGAACGTCAGCGCGGCGTGCAGCGGCGAGAACCCCAGCCCCAGCTGCAGATGCAACGTGAGAACGAAGAACACGCCGACCGCGGTGTTGACGCAGAACATGACCGCCTGGCCGGCGACCAGGCTGCGGTACTTGAGCAGTTCCGGCGCGATCAGCGGCTCGCCACCGTTCTGGGCGAGCCTGCGTTGCTGGTACGCGAACAGGCCGAGCACCAGCACGCCGGCCACCAGCAGCGCGATCGTCCACGCCGGCCAGCCGAGCTCGCGGCCCTGCACCAGCGGGTAGAAGATCGCGAACAGTCCGGCGGTCAACAGGGCCAGTCCACCCTGGTCGATGCGGTGCATGGCCGCCCGCGGGCGTCGCGGCATGGCGACCAGGGCGCCGACCAGCGCGAGCAGGCCGATCGGCAGGTTGACCAGGAAGATCGCGCGCCAGCCGGACTCGAACAGGTTCGCCTCGGTCAGCACGCCGCCGAGCAGCGGGCCGGCGAGGCCGCCGAGCGGGAACGCGGCGGCGAACAGCGCCATCGCCTTCGGCCGTTCGGTGTCGTCGAACTCGGCGTGGATGAACGACAGCACCTGCGGAACCATCAGGCCCGAGCCGATGCCCTGCGCGACGCGCGCGGCGATGAGCACGCCCACGTTCGGCGCGATTCCGGCGACCAGCGAGGACGCGGTGAAGATCGCCATGCCGGTCACGAACAGCGCCTTGCGGCCGTACCGGTCGCCGAGCCGGCCGCCGGTGATCAGCGTGAGCGCGAAGCCCAGTGCGTAGCCGGCCGAGATCCACTGCAGCGCCGCCTCGCCGGTGCCGAGGTGCTGCTGGATCGTCGGGAGGGCCACGGTGACGATCTGGTTGTCGACCATGTCGACGAAGACGGCGAGCACGGCGACGGCCAGTGCCCACCACCTCAGGGGATGTTTGTCCATGGCTTCGATAATCAGTCGCTTGCATCACTGTGTCAACTGTTTGTTTGATTAATTCCTCTGACTGTATGGTTGACTCATGTCGCCACGCCGATCCCCCACGCCGCAGGAGCGCCAGCGCGATCCCGAGCGCACCCGGAAGCTGATCCTCGACGCGGCGGCCACCGAGTTCGCCGCGCACGGGTACGCCGGCGCCCGGATCAGCGCGATCGCCTCCCGGGCGGGGGTGAACCAGCAACTGATCTCGTACTACTTCGACGGCAAGGAGGGGCTCTACCAGGCGATGTCCGAGCTGTGGTGGCAGCGCCAGGCGGAGCTCGCGTCGCCTGAGGTCGCGCTGCCCGAGCAGCTCCGCCGGTTCGTGCTCGAGGGGGTGACCAGCCCGGAGAGTCCGCGGCTGTTCGCGTGGGCCGGGCTGCAGTACGACGGGCCGTCGTCGGACCCCGACCAGGGCGTACGGACGGAGCGACTCCAGGCGAGCGTCGAGCAGCTCCGGGCCGCCCAGACCGCGGGCCGACTGCCGGCCGAGGTCGATCCGGCCACATTGCTGATCATGCTGATGGGCGCCTCGATGGCAGCCACCACGCTCCCCCACGTCATCGAGGGCGTGTGCGGCGTCGACCCTCGGTCACCCGAGTTCCTGCGCCACTACGCCGACCAGATCGCCCTCGTCGCCAGCCAGCTCGGCCTCGACGCCACCCCACCACCGCCCGACCCCGCCTGATCTACATAGGTCGATTTGCGCTCGCCTCACACGGCCAGTTGCCCCTCTACCTGGCGTCCACCCCACGTAAAGGGGCCAATGATCATGTAAACATGATCATTGGCCCGGGGCGCTGGGCAGGCGGCGCGGTGGAGGCGGGCCGGTCAGGCGGCGCGGTGGTGGCGGGCGTGGGCTCGGGCAAAGGCGGCACGCAGTCTGGCGGCGGTGTGATCGGGCGAATCCAGGTCGCTCCAGACCACGCGGACGACCTCGAGGCCAGCCTCTTCGCGGATCGCGTCCTCCCGTCGCTTCTCCTTGAAGAGGACTTCCCGCGGATCGACGTCGAAGCGGGCGCCCCGCCCGTACTTCAGTTTGCCGTCGAACTCGACCAGCGTCCGCTCGTCCTCGAACAGAAGGTCCCCACGCGCGATCACGCACCCGTCGAGCCCGTAGATCGGTGCTTGCAAGATCGGCCGCGGCAACCCGTGCCGATGGCAGAGCACGCGTAGGCGCGACTCGCCCACGGACTCGGATCCGCCGTCCGCGAACTCGATGGCCGGGAGCGCATGCCGGGCGCCAGGCCATTGGGATTGGCGGAGGTACAGCTCCAGCGCTCGGCCAAGGGCAGCACCGGACCGCAACGCGCCGTCACACAGCACGACCGCCTGCTCGAACGCGTACGACCGAGCAACGTCGACCATCGTTCGCTCGGGCGAGGTGACACGCATGCCACGGATCTCGACCACCTCGTCCGCAGCCAGGGTCGCCACGTGATGGTCGACGCCAGCCTCCCGACGAGGATGCTGTGGAGGTTCGCGCGTCACGGTGACGGTGTCGAGCGGGACTCGCCAGCTGTCCCATCCATGCAGTATCGCCGCGGAGATGTGACTCACCACGGCGTCGTCGTTCAACGTCAGCCTGACCGCCTGAATCGACACTCGATGCCGTCCCAACGCGTCCATCGCGCGCCAGGCAGGGCCGTCGACGTAGACGCCACGCCGAACATGTTCCCACTCGCCGCGTCGGATTCGCGCCTTGATCTGCTTGTCGCTGTACCCGAGCGCGAACGCCTGCTGACGGGAGAGTACCTGCGTTTCCATGGTGAGAACTCTCCCCGCCGGTACCGCCGTCTGACGGGCCGAACCTCGATCTGGGGACGACGGCCGACGTTCTGTCACTGTGGAGGAAACCCGGACATCACCTGGCCAGTGGCCGCCTTACGCGGCGTCTACCCCACGTAAGGCGGCAGTTGATCATGTAAACATGATCAACTGCCCACACGCCCGGGCGCGGGGCCGTTCCGGTG is part of the Tenggerimyces flavus genome and encodes:
- a CDS encoding AI-2E family transporter; this translates as MAQSWIGRLRQRMQERSQRGGLTSRPGVNTRPPRPRDPKPADRPLDIPWAVRLAAGWSWRLLLIGLAAAAFLFLVVQLRVIVVPVLVAMLLTALVIPVADGLQRVGVPRGLAAGITLIGMLLIVGGLLTIVGQQIASGFDDLANQVTDGIDQIHDWLVTGPLQLSDAQITSAFDAARDAISGSNAQLTQGALKIGTTVGHVATGFFLVLFSTYFMLYEGGKIWGWVVRIFPRAARERVDASGERAWVSLTAFVRATVMVAFVDAVGIMAVALLLRVPLAVPIGVLVFLGSFIPIIGALISGAVAVIVALVTHGLLAALLMLVGVIAVQQLEAHVLQPFLLGRLVRLHPLAIILSIGGGVYLAGIIGALFAVPLVAMVNAVVSYLAGGDDPSPAGALVVTEAEAESHSDSPPPPDPPRDTPSERSSE
- a CDS encoding ROK family protein — its product is MTDHATDGVVLAIDIGGTKLAVGVVDANGHVLSSDRAPSSLGPEDDGEAVWERLHKLCETVLAGVGRPPLVGVGVGCGGPMLWPAGEVSPLNLQAWRGFPLRKRLRTAYPGLPVRVHNDAVALAVAEHWRGAGQDVDDMLGMVVSTGVGGGLVLGGRLVDGASGNAGHVGHIVVDPDGPPCPCGGRGCVEAIARGPGLAAWARELGWRADRSEAEATAKELADDARAGDKIALSAFERAGWALGVGIASAVALCDVRRVVVGGGVSQAGPLLFEPLERTLREYAKMAYTKAAQVGPATLNQDAGLVGAAALILAGDRYWSAD
- a CDS encoding MFS transporter, which translates into the protein MDKHPLRWWALAVAVLAVFVDMVDNQIVTVALPTIQQHLGTGEAALQWISAGYALGFALTLITGGRLGDRYGRKALFVTGMAIFTASSLVAGIAPNVGVLIAARVAQGIGSGLMVPQVLSFIHAEFDDTERPKAMALFAAAFPLGGLAGPLLGGVLTEANLFESGWRAIFLVNLPIGLLALVGALVAMPRRPRAAMHRIDQGGLALLTAGLFAIFYPLVQGRELGWPAWTIALLVAGVLVLGLFAYQQRRLAQNGGEPLIAPELLKYRSLVAGQAVMFCVNTAVGVFFVLTLHLQLGLGFSPLHAALTFVPATVGIVVGNVLAMRMAARIGRAFTAAGIVVLLVSVAAMAGLVVWRGTDLGSLALALPAVGLGLGMGTVLGSLMGASLSEVPARLAGSASGLVNTTMQLATATGIALFGTVFFGRLHGGDFTAATAGTMLVSVGVLVVALALTAALPKVSSASKVPEFAG
- a CDS encoding TetR/AcrR family transcriptional regulator, with the translated sequence MSPRRSPTPQERQRDPERTRKLILDAAATEFAAHGYAGARISAIASRAGVNQQLISYYFDGKEGLYQAMSELWWQRQAELASPEVALPEQLRRFVLEGVTSPESPRLFAWAGLQYDGPSSDPDQGVRTERLQASVEQLRAAQTAGRLPAEVDPATLLIMLMGASMAATTLPHVIEGVCGVDPRSPEFLRHYADQIALVASQLGLDATPPPPDPA
- a CDS encoding type IV toxin-antitoxin system AbiEi family antitoxin domain-containing protein, with translation METQVLSRQQAFALGYSDKQIKARIRRGEWEHVRRGVYVDGPAWRAMDALGRHRVSIQAVRLTLNDDAVVSHISAAILHGWDSWRVPLDTVTVTREPPQHPRREAGVDHHVATLAADEVVEIRGMRVTSPERTMVDVARSYAFEQAVVLCDGALRSGAALGRALELYLRQSQWPGARHALPAIEFADGGSESVGESRLRVLCHRHGLPRPILQAPIYGLDGCVIARGDLLFEDERTLVEFDGKLKYGRGARFDVDPREVLFKEKRREDAIREEAGLEVVRVVWSDLDSPDHTAARLRAAFARAHARHHRAA